The Cyclopterus lumpus isolate fCycLum1 chromosome 12, fCycLum1.pri, whole genome shotgun sequence genome window below encodes:
- the lhx3 gene encoding LIM/homeobox protein Lhx3 isoform X3, whose protein sequence is MLLEHPGSSCQNTGNFSRYSSGQDIPLCAGCNQHIVDRFILKVLDRHWHSKCLKCSDCQAQLSEKCFSRGDSVYCKEDFFKRFGTKCAACQQGIPPTQVVRRAQDFVYHLHCFACIVCKRQLATGDEYYLMEDSRLVCKADYETAKQREADSTAKRPRTTITAKQLETLKNAYNNSPKPARHVREQLSSETGLDMRVVQVWFQNRRAKEKRLKKDAGRQRWGQYFRNMKRSRGSSKSDKDSIQEEGMDSDAEVSFTDEPPMSELGLTNGIYSSLSESSPAMGGRQGGNNHSSFPLEHGALPTQDQFHDIRSNSPYGLPQSPGSLQALPRHQPLISSLVYPDSDLSIMTQGSGPGINLAVRGSMSAANGPSSDLSTGSSGGYPDFPASPASWLDEVDHGQF, encoded by the exons ATGTTGCTTGAACACCCGGGGTCAAGCTGTCAAAACACCGGAAATTTCTCCCGGTACAGTTCAGGCCAAG ACATCCCGTTATGTGCCGGCTGCAACCAGCACATCGTGGACCGCTTCATCCTCAAAGTGCTGGACCGCCACTGGCACAGCAAGTGCCTGAAATGCAGCGACTGTCAGGCGCAACTGTCCGAGAAGTGCTTCAGCAGGGGCGACAGCGTCTACTGCAAAGAGGATTTCTTCAA GAGATTCGGGACCAAATGCGCCGCCTGTCAGCAGGGCATCCCGCCCACACAGGTGGTGAGGAGGGCGCAGGACTTCGTCTACCACCTGCACTGTTTCGCCTGCATCGTGTGCAAAAGGCAACTGGCCACCGGGGACGAGTACTATCTGATGGAGGACAGCAGGCTGGTGTGCAAGGCCGACTACGAGACGGCCAAACAGAGAG aagCAGATTCTACTGCAAAAAGGCCACGAACGACCATCACTGCTAAACAGCTGGAAACACTTAAGAACGCGTACAATAACTCTCCCAAACCCGCCCGCCATGTCCGGGAGCAGCTTTCATCAGAGACGGGCCTGGATATGCGAGTTGTGCAG GTTTGGTTTCAGAACAGGCGAGCTAAAGAGAAAAGGCTGAAGAAAGATGCCGGTCGGCAGAGGTGGGGGCAGTATTTCCGCAACATGAAGAGGTCACGAGGAAGCTCCAAATCCGACAAGGACAGCATTCAGGAGGAGGGCATGGACAGTGATGCCGAGGTGTCTTTTACAG ATGAACCACCCATGTCAGAGCTTGGCCTCACTAATGGCATCTACAGCAGCCTGAGTGAGTCCTCTCCAGCCATGGGGGGCCGCCAAGGGGGCAACAACCACAGCtccttcccactggagcatggCGCTCTTCCCACTCAAGACCAGTTCCACGACATCCGCTCCAACAGCCCCTACGGCCTTCCTCAGTCGCCAGGGTCGCTTCAGGCGCTACCCAGGCACCAGCCTCTCATCTCCAGCTTGGTCTACCCCGACTCCGACCTTTCGATCATGACCCAGGGCAGCGGGCCTGGGATCAACCTTGCTGTGAGGGGCTCCATGAGTGCCGCCAACGGCCCCAGCTCGGACCTCTCGACCGGCAGCAGCGGTGGATACCCAGACTTTCCTGCCAGTCCTGCATCCTGGTTAGACGAAGTGGACCACGGGCAGTTTTGA
- the LOC117740711 gene encoding uncharacterized protein DDB_G0271670-like: MPPPPDDQHHHSLVSSTKRTREENYGESSSSTSGLVSSTKRNREEDYGESSSSTSGLVSSTKRTREEDYGESSSSTSGLVSSTKRTREEDYGESSSSTSGLVSSTKRNREEDYGESSSSTSGLVSSTKRNREEDYGESSSSTSGLVSSTKRTREEDYGESSSSTSGLVSSTKRNREEDYGESSSSTSGLVSSTKRNREEDYGESLSSTSGLGSPSRGPEKRTTGSLRPPHSQGREDAVKYFYNQTTKSSKYIFKEAES, from the exons ATGCCTCCACCTCCGGATGATCAGCACCACCACA gcctcgtATCCTCCAccaagaggaccagagaagaGAACTACGGGGAGTCTTCgtcctccacgtcaggcctcgtATCCTCCAccaagaggaacagagaagaggactACGGGGAGTCTTCgtcctccacgtcaggcctcgtATCCTCCAccaagaggaccagagaagaGGACTACGGGGAGTCTTCgtcctccacgtcaggcctcgtATCCTCCAccaagaggaccagagaagaGGACTACGGGGAGTCTTCgtcctccacgtcaggcctcgtATCCTCCAccaagaggaacagagaagaggactACGGGGAGTCTTCgtcctccacgtcaggcctcgtATCCTCCAccaagaggaacagagaagaggactACGGGGAGTCTTCgtcctccacgtcaggcctcgtATCCTCCAccaagaggaccagagaagaGGACTACGGGGAGTCTTCgtcctccacgtcaggcctcgtATCCTCCAccaagaggaacagagaagaggactACGGGGAGTCTTCgtcctccacgtcaggcctcgtATCCTCCAccaagaggaacagagaagaggactACGGGGAGTCTTTgtcctccacgtcaggcctcggaTCTCCATcaagaggaccagagaagaGGACTACGGGGAGTCTTCgtcctccac ACTCCCagggacgggaggacgcagtgAAGTATTTTTACAATCAAACTACCAAATCatcaaagtacatttttaaggaggctgaATCTTGA
- the lhx3 gene encoding LIM/homeobox protein Lhx3 isoform X2 has translation MLLEHPGSSCQNTGNFSRYSSGQGKNIPLCAGCNQHIVDRFILKVLDRHWHSKCLKCSDCQAQLSEKCFSRGDSVYCKEDFFKRFGTKCAACQQGIPPTQVVRRAQDFVYHLHCFACIVCKRQLATGDEYYLMEDSRLVCKADYETAKQREADSTAKRPRTTITAKQLETLKNAYNNSPKPARHVREQLSSETGLDMRVVQVWFQNRRAKEKRLKKDAGRQRWGQYFRNMKRSRGSSKSDKDSIQEEGMDSDAEVSFTDEPPMSELGLTNGIYSSLSESSPAMGGRQGGNNHSSFPLEHGALPTQDQFHDIRSNSPYGLPQSPGSLQALPRHQPLISSLVYPDSDLSIMTQGSGPGINLAVRGSMSAANGPSSDLSTGSSGGYPDFPASPASWLDEVDHGQF, from the exons ATGTTGCTTGAACACCCGGGGTCAAGCTGTCAAAACACCGGAAATTTCTCCCGGTACAGTTCAGGCCAAGGTAAGA ACATCCCGTTATGTGCCGGCTGCAACCAGCACATCGTGGACCGCTTCATCCTCAAAGTGCTGGACCGCCACTGGCACAGCAAGTGCCTGAAATGCAGCGACTGTCAGGCGCAACTGTCCGAGAAGTGCTTCAGCAGGGGCGACAGCGTCTACTGCAAAGAGGATTTCTTCAA GAGATTCGGGACCAAATGCGCCGCCTGTCAGCAGGGCATCCCGCCCACACAGGTGGTGAGGAGGGCGCAGGACTTCGTCTACCACCTGCACTGTTTCGCCTGCATCGTGTGCAAAAGGCAACTGGCCACCGGGGACGAGTACTATCTGATGGAGGACAGCAGGCTGGTGTGCAAGGCCGACTACGAGACGGCCAAACAGAGAG aagCAGATTCTACTGCAAAAAGGCCACGAACGACCATCACTGCTAAACAGCTGGAAACACTTAAGAACGCGTACAATAACTCTCCCAAACCCGCCCGCCATGTCCGGGAGCAGCTTTCATCAGAGACGGGCCTGGATATGCGAGTTGTGCAG GTTTGGTTTCAGAACAGGCGAGCTAAAGAGAAAAGGCTGAAGAAAGATGCCGGTCGGCAGAGGTGGGGGCAGTATTTCCGCAACATGAAGAGGTCACGAGGAAGCTCCAAATCCGACAAGGACAGCATTCAGGAGGAGGGCATGGACAGTGATGCCGAGGTGTCTTTTACAG ATGAACCACCCATGTCAGAGCTTGGCCTCACTAATGGCATCTACAGCAGCCTGAGTGAGTCCTCTCCAGCCATGGGGGGCCGCCAAGGGGGCAACAACCACAGCtccttcccactggagcatggCGCTCTTCCCACTCAAGACCAGTTCCACGACATCCGCTCCAACAGCCCCTACGGCCTTCCTCAGTCGCCAGGGTCGCTTCAGGCGCTACCCAGGCACCAGCCTCTCATCTCCAGCTTGGTCTACCCCGACTCCGACCTTTCGATCATGACCCAGGGCAGCGGGCCTGGGATCAACCTTGCTGTGAGGGGCTCCATGAGTGCCGCCAACGGCCCCAGCTCGGACCTCTCGACCGGCAGCAGCGGTGGATACCCAGACTTTCCTGCCAGTCCTGCATCCTGGTTAGACGAAGTGGACCACGGGCAGTTTTGA
- the lhx3 gene encoding LIM/homeobox protein Lhx3 isoform X1: protein MDGRGERNSPKEAPNNTEMLLALLSHSEELRKDIPLCAGCNQHIVDRFILKVLDRHWHSKCLKCSDCQAQLSEKCFSRGDSVYCKEDFFKRFGTKCAACQQGIPPTQVVRRAQDFVYHLHCFACIVCKRQLATGDEYYLMEDSRLVCKADYETAKQREADSTAKRPRTTITAKQLETLKNAYNNSPKPARHVREQLSSETGLDMRVVQVWFQNRRAKEKRLKKDAGRQRWGQYFRNMKRSRGSSKSDKDSIQEEGMDSDAEVSFTDEPPMSELGLTNGIYSSLSESSPAMGGRQGGNNHSSFPLEHGALPTQDQFHDIRSNSPYGLPQSPGSLQALPRHQPLISSLVYPDSDLSIMTQGSGPGINLAVRGSMSAANGPSSDLSTGSSGGYPDFPASPASWLDEVDHGQF from the exons ATGGATGGACGCGGTGAGCGCAACTCTCCAAAAGAGGCACCGAATAACACGGAGATGCTCCTCGCTCTGCTGTCGCACAGTGAGGAGCTACGGAAAG ACATCCCGTTATGTGCCGGCTGCAACCAGCACATCGTGGACCGCTTCATCCTCAAAGTGCTGGACCGCCACTGGCACAGCAAGTGCCTGAAATGCAGCGACTGTCAGGCGCAACTGTCCGAGAAGTGCTTCAGCAGGGGCGACAGCGTCTACTGCAAAGAGGATTTCTTCAA GAGATTCGGGACCAAATGCGCCGCCTGTCAGCAGGGCATCCCGCCCACACAGGTGGTGAGGAGGGCGCAGGACTTCGTCTACCACCTGCACTGTTTCGCCTGCATCGTGTGCAAAAGGCAACTGGCCACCGGGGACGAGTACTATCTGATGGAGGACAGCAGGCTGGTGTGCAAGGCCGACTACGAGACGGCCAAACAGAGAG aagCAGATTCTACTGCAAAAAGGCCACGAACGACCATCACTGCTAAACAGCTGGAAACACTTAAGAACGCGTACAATAACTCTCCCAAACCCGCCCGCCATGTCCGGGAGCAGCTTTCATCAGAGACGGGCCTGGATATGCGAGTTGTGCAG GTTTGGTTTCAGAACAGGCGAGCTAAAGAGAAAAGGCTGAAGAAAGATGCCGGTCGGCAGAGGTGGGGGCAGTATTTCCGCAACATGAAGAGGTCACGAGGAAGCTCCAAATCCGACAAGGACAGCATTCAGGAGGAGGGCATGGACAGTGATGCCGAGGTGTCTTTTACAG ATGAACCACCCATGTCAGAGCTTGGCCTCACTAATGGCATCTACAGCAGCCTGAGTGAGTCCTCTCCAGCCATGGGGGGCCGCCAAGGGGGCAACAACCACAGCtccttcccactggagcatggCGCTCTTCCCACTCAAGACCAGTTCCACGACATCCGCTCCAACAGCCCCTACGGCCTTCCTCAGTCGCCAGGGTCGCTTCAGGCGCTACCCAGGCACCAGCCTCTCATCTCCAGCTTGGTCTACCCCGACTCCGACCTTTCGATCATGACCCAGGGCAGCGGGCCTGGGATCAACCTTGCTGTGAGGGGCTCCATGAGTGCCGCCAACGGCCCCAGCTCGGACCTCTCGACCGGCAGCAGCGGTGGATACCCAGACTTTCCTGCCAGTCCTGCATCCTGGTTAGACGAAGTGGACCACGGGCAGTTTTGA